One genomic segment of Paenibacillus xylanexedens includes these proteins:
- the liaF gene encoding cell wall-active antibiotics response protein LiaF: MKRSTRDRWWVGIPLIAIGAMILFRQLGYDIDVGYIFRTYWPLFLIWWGVKGISEIRRNGGYAFIGPVIVLAIGGYFLARNLGWIDYSMGEFIRYLIPVMLIGGGLFVLIGPRRRDRKHHDKMQPPPAPEQPYKPLDPEDLEMPSSFDEQFEKTFGKPKQEQKNDAHGPHFTGSTDSSSQGHQYKKKHQSYNSNDTGYGEHYDDGYGNGYGDYGSGNTINKSAFIGDLYMGQEVFSLKPMNISAFIGDTVIDLTKAQIPYGETKIVISSFIGDVKVFVPEDMDLGVTVTTNSFIGDMSLLNQKRGGFLSSAQAETAHYHEASKKVRIIVSVFIGDVKVNKVG; encoded by the coding sequence ATGAAACGATCGACGCGTGACCGCTGGTGGGTTGGCATACCTCTTATTGCTATTGGTGCGATGATCTTGTTCAGACAATTGGGATATGACATTGATGTAGGATATATTTTCAGAACATATTGGCCGTTATTTCTAATCTGGTGGGGGGTCAAAGGAATATCCGAGATTCGTCGCAACGGGGGTTACGCCTTTATTGGACCCGTAATTGTACTGGCGATCGGCGGTTACTTTCTTGCCCGTAACCTGGGATGGATTGATTACTCCATGGGGGAGTTCATTCGTTATCTGATCCCGGTTATGCTGATTGGCGGAGGATTGTTTGTACTGATTGGGCCACGACGTCGTGATCGGAAACATCATGACAAGATGCAGCCACCTCCAGCACCTGAGCAACCTTATAAACCGTTAGATCCGGAGGATCTGGAGATGCCGTCATCGTTTGACGAACAGTTCGAGAAAACATTTGGCAAACCAAAACAGGAACAGAAGAATGATGCACATGGCCCTCATTTCACAGGATCAACGGATTCATCATCACAAGGGCATCAATATAAGAAGAAACATCAATCGTATAACTCTAACGATACCGGATATGGAGAACATTATGATGATGGCTACGGAAATGGTTATGGGGATTATGGCAGTGGCAATACCATTAATAAATCGGCGTTCATCGGGGATCTGTACATGGGGCAGGAAGTGTTCTCGTTGAAACCAATGAACATCTCGGCTTTTATCGGAGATACCGTAATTGATTTGACCAAAGCACAGATTCCTTATGGGGAGACGAAGATTGTCATTTCTTCATTTATTGGGGATGTGAAAGTATTTGTTCCGGAAGATATGGATCTGGGTGTGACGGTGACGACAAATTCCTTCATTGGAGATATGTCACTGTTGAATCAGAAACGCGGCGGATTCCTGAGTAGTGCCCAGGCTGAAACTGCCCATTACCATGAAGCTAGCAAAAAGGTACGGATTATTGTAAGTGTGTTTATCGGAGACGTCAAAGTGAATAAGGTGGGTTAA